The following nucleotide sequence is from Molothrus ater isolate BHLD 08-10-18 breed brown headed cowbird chromosome 12, BPBGC_Mater_1.1, whole genome shotgun sequence.
cggggccgcccggAACGGCGCGCTGGGGCCGCGGGCCCGCCCGGAGCGCGGCGGGACGGACCGGGCGCGGCGGGTCCCCCCGGCCGGCGGGGGCGCTGCGGGCGGGCGGAGTcgccgggcccggcggggacGATGAAGCGCGATCGGCGCGGGCGGTTCCTGGCGGCCCCGGGCGGCCCCCGGgccccccccgcgccccgccggaCCCCCGGCACGGCCGCCCGCGGCTCCGAGCCCGCCGAgccccccgcggccgccgcctgCGCACCGGAGGCAGGTGAGGCCCGAGCGCGGGGaccggggcggggggagcgggggcaCGGCCGGAGCCGCTTCCCCGGGGCCGGAGCCGCTTCCCCGGGGCCGGAGCCGCTTCCccggggccggagccgccgcGGGGGCACCGGCGGGACCGGCCGCCACCGGCACGGGCTGCGAGCACCGGGTACGGGCGAGGCTCGGTGTGGCGGGGCTCCCTCCGCACGGCCGGGTCAGAGCCCCCGTCCCGGGGCTCGGTACCGAGCGGGCGGCGGGTCAGAATTTGCCCGTTTGTGTGGAGTTTctgccttctgaaacacggaaCATCCCGGTGCCGGTAACGGCAAGGTAAGGAGGAATTCGGCTCACGGGGAGGGAGAGTGGGGGCACCTCCCGCTATCTCGGGGTGCTCGGCCGCTGCCTGCTCCGGTTTGGCGGTGACCAGGACCCTCCCTCCATCACGGTTTGAGCGTGGTCGGGACCCTCCCGCCATCCCgctctgggggtccctgggacCCTCCCGCCGTCCcggtttggggtttggggtgcctGAGACCCTCGTGCCGTCCcggtttggggtttggggtggccGATACCCgggtgtgctgcagctgggacaggagatAAGCGGGATCTCCAACGGCTCCGGTGCGTGCTGAGACACCGGCGCTGCCCCGGGACAGCGGCTGGCATGCGGGGCACTCTCAGTCGAGGGGGTTCAGCCCCCCAAGACTCTGCCCCGGGAGGCGCtgccctgtcccatccctgtcaccAGCTCGCGGGATGTGGTGAGACCCCCATCGCTCccggcagccctgggagcccgCTCCATCCCAGGGTTCGGAGTGGGGCTGGGTTGGATCAGGGCCGGGAGGGGGCCGTGCTCGGGGTTCCCATCACACCTGGGGtgcagcagagggatggagatCATCCCACAGAGCGGGGatggcacaggtgacactgctgggtgACACTGCCCCACGCCAGGGCgctgctggggagctgagggatgggacagccagcGCTGGGGCAGCCAAGGGACACAATGCCAGATGTAAATCCTTGGGAGATAAACACCCgggaagagctgctgaaaccaaGGGATGGCATTGGCAGAGTCCCCGGAACCCCACAGCGCGGAGCAGGCTCTGCCACTGGCACAGTGGGGTCAGAAGGGCTGATTTTGGGTCAGCTGCTCTCAGAAAGGTCTTTTCCTGCCTGGATTTTCCGTGCTTTGCTGAAGGCAGGACTTGGGCGGCAGCTGGGATGAAGGGGAGGGGAGCACCTTTGGCTGCCTCGGTGCCACCCCTCAGCAGCCGCGTTTGTTCCTCCCGGGCAGGAATCGGCCGAGCCCTGAGCACCGGCTACTGCCGCCTGTGCCACGGCAAGTTCTCCTCGCGGAGCCTGCGCCATGCCTTCGGCAAGGTGCCCGTGCTGGGGGAGAGCTCGGAGAAGCAGCGCCGCGTGGACCAGGTGTTCTTCGCCGACTTCCAGCGGCTGGTGGGCGTGGCGGTGCGGCAGGACCCCGCGCTGCCCCAGTTCGTCTGCAAGAAATGCCATGCCCAGTTCTACAAGTGCCGCAGCGTCCTCCGCACCTTCATCCAGAGGGTGAACGCCTCGCCCACGGGCCACGCCAAGTCCAAAGGAAAGTACGTGGCCTTCCTCacctctgggagcagcaccgTGCCGTGCTGCCCCGTGTTTCCCCATGCTGCCCCATATTCCCCCATAGTGCCCCGTGCTGCCCCCTGTTCCCCCGTGCTCCCCCGTGCTGACCCCTGTTCTTCCATGCTGCCCCATGGTCCCTCTGcgacccccaaaccccactgtgCCCTTCTGGTTTTTGCAGGAGCAGCGGGGTCCAGGCACAGCCGGGTATGGAAGGAGGTGCCTCCTGCCTGGGTGAGTGCCcactctccttttctttctgcctcaGCACCAGTGGAGGGCTGGGATGATGGGTGGTGGGAAATGACCACGTCTGGAAGGGCTCTGGTGTCCTTTGACACAGCTGGTTAAGgttctccttcctccctttggCTGCCCAGGAGTATCTTCACCTTCCTGAGCTGGGCCAAACTGGCAGAGGCTCACCTGGGGGTGGGAAGAGCAGACAGAGCAGATTTGGGTGGCAGTGCCAGACCTGTCCCAGCTGGTGTCGGACACTGGTGACAATTGGAAATACCCTTTCAGCTGTGAATGATGGAGGGAGATGGTGCAGCCTCTGTCCCTGAgatgtttaaggaaagactggatgtggcactcagtgctctggagTGGCTGACAGGGTGGTGTTTGGTCATGGGTTGGAGTCAGTGATCTCAGGGGTTGTTTCCAGCCTCAGTGGTTCTGTGAGGAAACAGGAGCAAgcgctggcactgccccagtgaatgaaatgaaattttgggaagaaaaacgGGGTGGGTCCCTACCTGCCTtgtggggcagccctggggtggggggagcaGACCCACATCCCCGCGTGCCCCCCGTGCCCAGGCCTGACTGCgctgcctctcctctccccgGGCAGTGGAGCTGATCACGTCGAGCCCGCAGTGCCTGCACAGCCTGGTGCGCTGGGCGCACGCTCACGCGGGCGGCTGCGCCTCGGTGCCCGCGCTGCGCAGCGTGCTCTCCTCCGAGTACTGCGGGGTCCTCCGCGCCTCCTGGGGCTGCGCCGACGGCCACGACTACATCATGGACACGGGCTCGGACTGCGGCTCCGCGCTGCTCGACAACGCCGCGGCCGCCCAGCGCGACTGGAGCAAGGGCTCGGCGCAGCAGCGCCTGACTGACAATGGTGCCGAGGCTGTTCCCGCTCCCAACGCCCAGCACGCTGCAGCAAGGACAGCTCCTGGCCAGCAGCCcgccagcacagggagcacggCGGTGCCGCTGAGCCTGGAGAAGGAGCCCACGCAGGACAGGGATCCGTCTCCCTCGCGGCTGGACGGCGCCGCCTCCGTCCGGGAGCAGGCCCTGCCGCAGCCCATCTCCCCTCTGAGCACTGCCACAGGTGAGGGATTTGCTTCCTGAGATCTGTCCTGGCCTcaggggaaggacagggagctggagaggtgGCCCAGGGAGCGACAAGGGGCTGGGGCCTCTTCTTGGAGACTGCTGTTCCTCAAGGAGAGCACAGATCCTTCTGGGAGGTGCTCAGAGACTGGCCTCTGAGTGAGGAAGAAGATGCTGAGCCGTGCAGAAGGGACAGGAGAACACAGGGTCATAGTCCTGGCCCTGTGTGCTGTTCCCATTCTGATAGAGGGGAgaccctgctgccaggctcttCCTGGGGATATGGAATGGTCACTGGTTTCTCAGCACCATGTTTGCCAGATGTTTCTTTTGCCTCGACCCTGAAGCTGggtttccctgctgtgcagcagctgataCTGAATCCCAGGAGGCCCTTCTGCCCCTAAAGGAAAACTGCTGAGTGGGTGTGGGCTGGGTGCACTGCCCCAAACACCACTAACAGAAGTGAGGAATTAACACCCGTTTTGAGTTCCAGAAGTGAGGCTGTGTTTAGCTCTAGCACCCACAGGAGATGTCAGCTGCTGGACATAAGAATGGCAGCTGGGACTTGCCTGGGCACAATTCTTTCAGTTACAGGTGTCACAGGAGGAACcaaaagctgctcctgggagctgcagggtcagggtggagcacagggagagctgtttctgggcagaggggacagtTTGGTTCAAGCAGTCACTGATTGCCACGGAGCACGTGTTCCCCACGGTGTGACCACGCGAGTGCAGCCGGAGCAGGCGGCTCCTCCTCGGCcgctggggctctgctgcttttccttgtaACCCACCGtgttctccttccttccttccctagGCCAGTTGAGTGGGAAGCAGGTTCTGTCTGCAACGTCGGATGAGCGGGTAAAAGACGAGTTCAGTGACCTTTCTGAGGGGTGAGAGAAGAGTGGGTTTAACATAGCCTAAATGTCTTCTTTGCCAGTGGGAACCCCCAGCCCGGAGAGCTCTTTCTCCACCAGCGCCGGGGGCTCGGagcagtggctctgctgcagccgTCACAGAGCTCATGGCactggggctctgagctccctcctgtgctctgggggGTTTGCACACACGTGTGCTCCATGTTTGCGGGCTGCTCCCAGCGATCCTGGCCCTGCTTGgtcccctctctgctggggaaggagccgtgccgggagctgctgtgggagagcAGTGGGAGCGGGAATGCAGGCACGGGGTGGCACGTGGAGAAACCACCTTGTTTGCTCCTGGGGAGAGCCTTTAACTgggaaatgggagagggagggacctggcagctctgcagtctgTTGTGAGCGAGGATTTGGCTCAGTCTAACACAGGGGTTTGGAATGGGGCTGTAAATACACGAATCCAGGCATTGAGAGTCTAAAGGGCCAAGTGCAGAATGACTCCCGAGTCAGCTGAGCCTGTCAGCTGTCACATTAAAAGGGCCGCAAGGATTTATTGCCTATTTCCTGTCTTCAGGAATTAATTGCTTCTTGTATGGCTTAAGGcctaaaaggaggaaaaaggaaagtcCAACTGTGGCTGTTACATTTGAGGGAATACAGAATGACCTGCTGCTTCATTAACCTGCACCAGACAATTGTGTGACATTCTTGCTCcacaaaattccttttcccagtagaggaagcagcagccacaTCCCTCACCCATGAATAGATCCTTTCAGTAACAGCCATTTTTTTGTTCTCCTGACAGTGGTTTGATTATTCTTGCAGAGATTTAGCCTTAAAAGGACCTGGTTTGGGTCCTTGCTGCGTTCACCGGCGCTGTGTTTGCCTGGGGAGAGGACGGGGAGGAGAACACGTGCCCTGGGGGAGATGGatgtgctgggaatggggaactgCTGGTGCTGAGGGTCAGCCTGAGGTCACCTTGGTAAAGGGCAGCttctccctctcagggacttCTTGAGCGATGATGAAAGCGAGAAGAGAAACGTGCAGTCCTCAGATGACTCCTTCGAGCCTTACCCCGAGAAGAAGTAAGGGGCTCTCAGGGTGGGTGGGGAGCTGGTGCCCACCCCTGTGGGGCTGACATGTCTTTCCTTAGGGCTCTGTTCCCTACACATTCCTGCCTGGCGGGTCACAGAGATGCCCCCAAGCTCCCCACTGGGTTAAACTGGCTGGgccctcatccccagcctggcacagccacagcctggctcatgtacctggggctgtgtgtgcttcTGCTCTGCCAGGTCACAGCAGGTCGAACAGCTGGGGACACTTTGGTGGGTCTAAAACCAAGATCAAGTCTTAAACCACTGTCCTGTTCTTTCTTGGAGGGTTTCTGGCAAGAAAAGTGACAGTAAAGAAGCAAAGAAGGCAGAAGAGCCCAAAATAAGGAAGAAGCCGGGTCCTaagccaggctggaaaaaaaaaatcaaatgtgaaCGGTAAGGACGGTCCCTGaggactgggctgggctgcagccccacagccacaACACCTCACACACCTCTGCttgcagggaggagctgcccaccATCTACAAGTGTCCTTACCAGGGCTGCACCGCTGTCTACAGAGGGGCTGATGGCATGAAGGTGAGCtcgggctctgctcctgtcccacacTGGTGGCTCCCAGCACTCTGGAGCCACTTACATTGAGCAGAGGATCCCTGCTGGGTTTAAttccccaccctgctctgcaggaggcaGTGAGCCACTAAGAGCAGCCTGCTGGGAGTGCTGGCCTTTTCCAGGCTCTGGCTCTCCCTGTTTTATCCTGAACCCTGCCTCTGGCTCACAGCAGCCCTTGGAACAGGCTGCACTGTGTCCTGCTGaagcccctgctgccagggctggattGGGATGCAAATCCTGGTTTTGCACCTGGTGGTCTCGATGTTTTTTGGGCATCCAAGTTGCTCCCTGTCAGAAGCTCTGTCCTTGCTTTGCAGAAACACATCAAGGAGCACCACGAGGAGGTGCGGGAGAGGCCCTGCCCTCACCCTGGCTGCAACAAGGTGTTCATGATCGACCGGTACCTGCAGAGGCACGTCAAGCTCATCCACACAGGTGGgtcccagcagctggcagggcacacACACCCTCCTGGTGCCCTGTTAGGGGGTGCTGAGGCTCTGGGGGAAGGGGACACGGggctccctgtgtgcctgtgaaCGTGGAACAAGCTGTTGTGCAGGGGAGGGGTTCAGACTCGCACAGGGAGCGTGGCAGCTGCGTGTGCAGGGCACATCCCAGGATACAGTTCCatcccaggagctcagcagaaCCATGACTCCCTGTTTCTGTGGCAGAGGTACGGAACTATATCTGTGATGAGTGTGGGCAGACCTTCAAGCAACGCAAACACCTCTCGGTCCATCAGATGCGGCACTCGGGAGCGAAGCCCCTGCAGTAAGTGATTCCAGTGGGATAGAGGGGTCAGTCACTGACCCTGGCACTGTAATCTGGGATGCAaaccctgcctggagctggcagcatcCTGCCTGGATCACTTTAAACGGAATGAATGAGGGCAGGATcatggagcacctctgctatgagAAAAGGCTCAGAGTGCTGTGTgtgttcaggctggagaagattccagggagaccttagagccccttgcagggcctaaaggggttccaggagagctggagagggttTTGGGACAAGGTTCTGGagtaacaggacaagggggaatggcttcccactgccaaagggcagggttagatgggatattggaaaGATACTCTTTCcagtgaggatggtgaggccctggcacagattgtggactccccatccctggaagtgttcaaggccaagctggatgaggcttggagcagcctgggatagtggaaggtgtggGGGATGTGGATAGTGgcaggagatgggatgggatgtgctttaaggtcccttcccacccaaactgtGCCAGGACTCAGTGATGCAATGAAGTGTCCATTCCCagcacctgctccagccccagccctgctggctgagggagcagcagcagctggtgctgagcccCTGTGCCCCGGCAGGTGTGAGATCTGCGGGTTCCAGTGCCGCCAGCGCGCTTCCCTCAAGTACCACATGACCAAGCACAAAGCCGAGGCCGAGCTGGAGTTCGCCTGCGACCAGTGCGGGAAGCGCTTCGAGAAGGCTCACAACCTCAACGTGCACATGTCCATGGTGCACCCCCTGACCCAGGCTCAGGACAAGGGCAAGGCGCTGGAGCCagagcccctcctgctcctcactcctGCAGGGACTGCGCAGGGCCAGGCCGTGAAGCCAGAAGTGACTGCGGAGCCCGAGCCCACCTGAGGGGCCcgagccagcccagcccagcccagcccagccccgtaGGAGCCGTTCCGGCACCGGAAATTTTTAATCTACGTTTTAGTCTCCCAAAGAACTCGGTGGAATTAGCTTCAGCTTGCTCAGAAAGGCTTGTTCTCATGCAGTGATTGCCATGCTCACGTCTGATTCAGCAGTGTTGTACTCAGAGTGTCTAATCCCAGGGGGAGGGACC
It contains:
- the ZNF276 gene encoding zinc finger protein 276, which translates into the protein MKRDRRGRFLAAPGGPRAPPAPRRTPGTAARGSEPAEPPAAAACAPEAGIGRALSTGYCRLCHGKFSSRSLRHAFGKVPVLGESSEKQRRVDQVFFADFQRLVGVAVRQDPALPQFVCKKCHAQFYKCRSVLRTFIQRVNASPTGHAKSKGKSSGVQAQPGMEGGASCLVELITSSPQCLHSLVRWAHAHAGGCASVPALRSVLSSEYCGVLRASWGCADGHDYIMDTGSDCGSALLDNAAAAQRDWSKGSAQQRLTDNGAEAVPAPNAQHAAARTAPGQQPASTGSTAVPLSLEKEPTQDRDPSPSRLDGAASVREQALPQPISPLSTATGQLSGKQVLSATSDERVKDEFSDLSEGDFLSDDESEKRNVQSSDDSFEPYPEKKVSGKKSDSKEAKKAEEPKIRKKPGPKPGWKKKIKCEREELPTIYKCPYQGCTAVYRGADGMKKHIKEHHEEVRERPCPHPGCNKVFMIDRYLQRHVKLIHTEVRNYICDECGQTFKQRKHLSVHQMRHSGAKPLQCEICGFQCRQRASLKYHMTKHKAEAELEFACDQCGKRFEKAHNLNVHMSMVHPLTQAQDKGKALEPEPLLLLTPAGTAQGQAVKPEVTAEPEPT